One Urocitellus parryii isolate mUroPar1 chromosome 9, mUroPar1.hap1, whole genome shotgun sequence DNA segment encodes these proteins:
- the Fus gene encoding RNA-binding protein FUS isoform X2, with protein sequence MASNDYTQQATQSYGAYPTQPGQGYSQQSNQPYGQQSYSGYGQSADTSGYGQSSYGSSYGQTQNSYGTQSAPQGYGSTGGYGSGQSSQSSYGQQSSYPGYGQQPAPSSTSGSYGSSSQSSSYGQPPSGGYGQQSGYGGQQQSYGQQQSSYNPPQGYGQQNQYNSSSGGGGGGGGGSYGQDQSSMSGGGGGYGNQDQSGGGGGGYGGGQQDRGGRGRGGGGGYNRSSGGYEPRGRGGGRGGRGGMGGSDRGGFNKFGGPRDQGSRHDSEQDNSDNNTIFVQGLGENVTIESVADYFKQIGIIKTNKKTGQPMINLYTDRETGKLKGEATVSFDDPPSAKAAIDWFDGKEFSGNPIKVSFATRRADFNRGGGNGRGGRGRGGPMGRGGYGGGGSGGGGRGGFPSGGGGGGGQQRAGDWKCPNPTCENMNFSWRNECNQCKAPKPDGPGGGPGGSHMGGGNYGDDRRGGRGGYDRGGYRGRGGDRGGFRGGRGGGDRGGFGPGKMDSRGEHRQDRRERPY encoded by the exons ATGGCCTCAAACG acTATACTCAACAAGCAACCCAAAG ctaTGGGGCctaccccacccagcctgggcaGGGCTACTCCCAGCAGAGCAATCAGCCCTATGGACAGCAGAGTTACAGTGGTTATGGCCAGTCAGCAGACACTTCAGGCTATGGCCAGAGCAGCTATGGTTCTTCTTATGGACAGACCCAAAACA GCTATGGCACTCAGTCAGCTCCCCAGGGATATGGCTCCACTGGTGGCTATGGCAGTGGCCAGAGTTCCCAATCATCTTATGGGCAGCAGTCGTCCTATCCTGGCTACGGCCAGCAACCAGCTCCCAGTAGCACCTCTGGAAG TTATGGTAGCAGTTCTCAGAGCAGCAGCTATGGGCAACCCCCAAGTGGAGGCTATGGCCAACAATCTGGCTATGGTGGACAGCAGCAAAGCTATGGACAGCAGCAAAGCTCCTATAATCCCCCCCAGGGTTATGGACAACAGAATCAGTACAACAGTAGCAGTGGAGGAGGcggaggtggtggtggag GCAGCTATGGCCAAGATCAGTCCTCCATGAGTGGTGGAGGCGGTGGTTATGGCAATCAGGACCAGAGTGGTGGTGGCGGCGGTGGCTACGGGGGAGGCCAACAGGACCGAGGGGGCCGTGGCAGGGGCGGTGGCGGTGGTTATAACCGCAGCAGTGGTGGCTATGAACCCAGAGGTCGTGGAGGTGGCCGTGGAGGCAGAGGCGGCATGGG CGGAAGTGACCGTGGTGGCTTCAATAAATTTGGTG GCCCTCGGGATCAAGGATCACGCCATGATTCTG AACAGGATAATTCAGACAACAACACCATCTTTGTACAAGGCCTGGGTGAGAATGTTACAATTGAGTCTGTGGCTGATTACTTCAAGCAGATTGGCATTATTAAG aCGAATAAGAAAACTGGACAGCCCATGATTAATTTGTACACAGACAGGGAAACCGGCAAGCTGAAGGGAGAGGCAACGGTCTCATTTGATGACCCACCTTCTGCCAAAGCAGCTATTGACTGGTTTGATG gcAAAGAATTTTCCGGGAATCCTATCAAGGTTTCATTTGCTACTCGCCGAGCAGACTTCAATCGGGGTGGTGGCAATGGTCGTGGAGGCCGAGGGCGAGGAG GACCCATGGGCCGTGGAGGCTatggaggtggtggcagtggcgGCGGTGGCCGGGGAGGTTTCCccagtggaggtggtggtggtggaggtcaGCAACGAGCTGGGGACTGGAAATGTCCTAATCC TACGTGTGAGAACATGAACTTCTCTTGGAGAAATGAATGCAACCAGTGTAAGGCTCCTAAACCAGATGGCCCAGGAGGGGGACCAGGAGGCTCCCACATGGGTG GGGGTAACTATGGAGATGATCGACGTGGCGGCAGAGGAGGCTATGATCGGGGCGGCTACCGGGGCCGTGGAGGGGACCGTGGGGGCTTCCGAGGGGGCcggggaggtggggacagaggtGGCTTTGGCCCTGGCAAGATGGACTCCAG
- the Fus gene encoding RNA-binding protein FUS isoform X1, translating to MASNDYTQQATQSYGAYPTQPGQGYSQQSNQPYGQQSYSGYGQSADTSGYGQSSYGSSYGQTQNTGYGTQSAPQGYGSTGGYGSGQSSQSSYGQQSSYPGYGQQPAPSSTSGSYGSSSQSSSYGQPPSGGYGQQSGYGGQQQSYGQQQSSYNPPQGYGQQNQYNSSSGGGGGGGGGSYGQDQSSMSGGGGGYGNQDQSGGGGGGYGGGQQDRGGRGRGGGGGYNRSSGGYEPRGRGGGRGGRGGMGGSDRGGFNKFGGPRDQGSRHDSEQDNSDNNTIFVQGLGENVTIESVADYFKQIGIIKTNKKTGQPMINLYTDRETGKLKGEATVSFDDPPSAKAAIDWFDGKEFSGNPIKVSFATRRADFNRGGGNGRGGRGRGGPMGRGGYGGGGSGGGGRGGFPSGGGGGGGQQRAGDWKCPNPTCENMNFSWRNECNQCKAPKPDGPGGGPGGSHMGGGNYGDDRRGGRGGYDRGGYRGRGGDRGGFRGGRGGGDRGGFGPGKMDSRGEHRQDRRERPY from the exons ATGGCCTCAAACG acTATACTCAACAAGCAACCCAAAG ctaTGGGGCctaccccacccagcctgggcaGGGCTACTCCCAGCAGAGCAATCAGCCCTATGGACAGCAGAGTTACAGTGGTTATGGCCAGTCAGCAGACACTTCAGGCTATGGCCAGAGCAGCTATGGTTCTTCTTATGGACAGACCCAAAACA cAGGCTATGGCACTCAGTCAGCTCCCCAGGGATATGGCTCCACTGGTGGCTATGGCAGTGGCCAGAGTTCCCAATCATCTTATGGGCAGCAGTCGTCCTATCCTGGCTACGGCCAGCAACCAGCTCCCAGTAGCACCTCTGGAAG TTATGGTAGCAGTTCTCAGAGCAGCAGCTATGGGCAACCCCCAAGTGGAGGCTATGGCCAACAATCTGGCTATGGTGGACAGCAGCAAAGCTATGGACAGCAGCAAAGCTCCTATAATCCCCCCCAGGGTTATGGACAACAGAATCAGTACAACAGTAGCAGTGGAGGAGGcggaggtggtggtggag GCAGCTATGGCCAAGATCAGTCCTCCATGAGTGGTGGAGGCGGTGGTTATGGCAATCAGGACCAGAGTGGTGGTGGCGGCGGTGGCTACGGGGGAGGCCAACAGGACCGAGGGGGCCGTGGCAGGGGCGGTGGCGGTGGTTATAACCGCAGCAGTGGTGGCTATGAACCCAGAGGTCGTGGAGGTGGCCGTGGAGGCAGAGGCGGCATGGG CGGAAGTGACCGTGGTGGCTTCAATAAATTTGGTG GCCCTCGGGATCAAGGATCACGCCATGATTCTG AACAGGATAATTCAGACAACAACACCATCTTTGTACAAGGCCTGGGTGAGAATGTTACAATTGAGTCTGTGGCTGATTACTTCAAGCAGATTGGCATTATTAAG aCGAATAAGAAAACTGGACAGCCCATGATTAATTTGTACACAGACAGGGAAACCGGCAAGCTGAAGGGAGAGGCAACGGTCTCATTTGATGACCCACCTTCTGCCAAAGCAGCTATTGACTGGTTTGATG gcAAAGAATTTTCCGGGAATCCTATCAAGGTTTCATTTGCTACTCGCCGAGCAGACTTCAATCGGGGTGGTGGCAATGGTCGTGGAGGCCGAGGGCGAGGAG GACCCATGGGCCGTGGAGGCTatggaggtggtggcagtggcgGCGGTGGCCGGGGAGGTTTCCccagtggaggtggtggtggtggaggtcaGCAACGAGCTGGGGACTGGAAATGTCCTAATCC TACGTGTGAGAACATGAACTTCTCTTGGAGAAATGAATGCAACCAGTGTAAGGCTCCTAAACCAGATGGCCCAGGAGGGGGACCAGGAGGCTCCCACATGGGTG GGGGTAACTATGGAGATGATCGACGTGGCGGCAGAGGAGGCTATGATCGGGGCGGCTACCGGGGCCGTGGAGGGGACCGTGGGGGCTTCCGAGGGGGCcggggaggtggggacagaggtGGCTTTGGCCCTGGCAAGATGGACTCCAG